The Primulina tabacum isolate GXHZ01 chromosome 16, ASM2559414v2, whole genome shotgun sequence genome window below encodes:
- the LOC142529040 gene encoding uncharacterized protein LOC142529040: MASSQLRRRLHSITKALPPFLSNAPPFSSSSAAADSADHSKSTHEPTSLSARMSFLFQQIDEIDKQRQEKDQTLQRIRDWRESKRQQNVPAPTSDLPDSDSLRELNSELVKSEGLMSTNNEKSEVELVHPWPEWIELMERLVQQNYFDHRRKDEDSMMRGLGFDMSEVDIQGKGKRLDFTWDFDSVRTAAVNFGKDRFDILRSLPRQDLQILVGYGCPSTDKRVVFSSKLLRKHVHLDEGDVCSSCNMRSSCEKAYLLTNKEDEARTIDVMRILLTYGFNPIDRSVVNKSLLEMKSIKTSVRRLLHHVVKLSEFPIDPNLTPPIIKKPMPKVKQPTPPPKKKVGRYDIEMKKGDWLCLKCDFMNFAKNNVCLQCDAKRPKRQLLPGEWECPQCNFLNYRRNTVCFHCEHKRPPETYSESRFPEAQRGLEVKMDKLSRRTEVSNAWNFDFDDDESDGAEVATFENAANSQKVDEYMPVSDRNSHENYRTHGDGYEKSSRHRKFEKEYSDSRNIRPGLGFNDFDEEDDVDSYDVVNQNEMSETSRVDFSELEPDTESEDTGSLDDNWHAPGRTSSLTRGRKPLRHKAFSDFEEDGVDFGSEDELPMHPRRKSSHVADQKTRNCLRNDIGFSSDDDLDFSNASDSETRSFKKKGNRRLGSNKPNNARQQSYKANSFSDAESDDEFSHNTGLDRTGKGNRGREGMRKFSSNNSFNRPSGSLRNNRGVQEKSYNEQARHAKDGKFGSHRKGGSTEKRGGLSNRYNKESDAYLDDERYRRPRMNVR, encoded by the exons ATGGCATCCTCTCAACTTCGGCGAAGGCTTCATTCCATTACCAAAGCTCTTCCTCCTTTTCTCTCCAATGCACCGCCCTTCTCTTCATCCTCTGCTGCTGCAGATTCCGCCGACCATTCGAAGTCTACCCACGAACCCACTTCTCTCTCCGCACGTATGTCCTTCCTCTTCCAACAAATCGATGAGATTGATAAACAACGTCAGGAAAAAGACCAAACTTTACAGCGCATCCGCGACTGGCGTGAGTCCAAGAGACAGCAAAATGTTCCAGCACCCACTTCTGACTTGCCCGACTCCGATTCGTTGAGGGAGTTGAACTCGGAATTAGTGAAAAGCGAAGGATTGATGTCTACTAATAATGAGAAGAGTGAAGTGGAGTTGGTGCACCCCTGGCCGGAGTGGATTGAGTTGATGGAGAGGCTGGTGCAGCAGAATTATTTCGATCACCGGAGAAAAGACGAGGACAGCATGATGCGAGGCCTCGGATTCGATATGTCTGAGGTTGATATTCAGGGGAAAGGAAAACGTCTAGATTTCACTTGGGATTTCGATTCGGTGCGGACTGCTGCCGTCAATTTTGGCAAGGATCGGTTTGATATCTTAAG GTCGCTTCCAAGACAAGATCTACAAATACTTGTTGGTTATGGATGCCCAAGTACAGATAAGAGGGTCGTCTTCTCCTCCAAATTGTTAAGGAAGCATGTGCATCTTGATGAAGGAGAT GTATGTAGTTCCTGCAATATGAGAAGCTCTTGTGAAAAAGCATATCTACTCACAAATAAAGAGGATGAAGCGCGAACTATTGATGTCATGCGCATCCTATTGACATATGGTTTCAATCCAATCGACAGATCAGTCGTAAATAAATCCCTTCTGGAAATGAAATCTATCAAAACTTCTGTCCGGAGATTGCTCCATCATGTTGTAAAGCTAAGTGAGTTTCCAATAGATCCCAATCTCACACCCCCCATTATTAAAAAGCCTATGCCAAAGGTAAAGCAACCCACTCCCCCTCCAAAGAAAAAAGTTGGACGCTATGACATTGAAATGAAAAAGGGTGATTGGCTATGTTTAAA GTGTGACTTCATGAACTTTGCAAAAAATAATGTGTGCCTCCAATGTGATGCAAAACGACCTAAAAGACAGCTGCTTCCGGGAGAATGGGAATGCCCTCA GTGCAATTTCTTAAACTATAGGAGAAACACGGTATGTTTTCATTGTGAACATAAGCGTCCACCTGAGACATATAGTGAAAGTAGATTTCCAGAGGCGCAACGGGGTTTGGAGGTTAAGATGGACAAATTATCGCGCAGAACAGAGGTTTCTAATGCGtggaattttgattttgatgacGATGAATCGGATGGGGCAGAAGTTGCTACTTTTGAGAATGCAGCGAATTCTCAGAAAGTAGACGAATATATGCCTGTCAGTGATCGAAATAGTCATGAAAATTATAGAACTCATGGAGATGGTTACGAGAAGAGCAGCAGGCATCGGAAGTTTGAAAAGGAGTATTCTGATTCTAGAAACATTAGACCTGGTTTAGGATTTAATGATTTTGATGAAGAAGATGATGTTGACAGCTATGACGTGGTTAATCAAAATGAAATGTCTGAGACTTCTAGAGTAGATTTCTCAGAGCTTGAACCTGATACGGAATCTGAAGATACAGGAAGTCTTGATGATAATTGGCATGCTCCTGGCAGAACTAGTTCCCTCACACGTGGTAGGAAACCTTTGCGTCATAAAGCTTTCTCTGATTTCGAGGAGGATGGAGTAGACTTTGGTTCTGAGGATGAACTTCCGATGCATCCGCGTCGGAAATCGAGTCATGTTGCTGATCAAAAAACGCGTAACTGTTTAAGAAATGACATTGGTTTTAGTTCAGACGATGACTTGGATTTTAGCAATGCCAGTGACTCTGAAACTCGAAGCTTCAAGAAAAAAGGAAACCGCAGGTTGGGATCTAACAAACCTAATAATGCAAGACAACAGAGTTACAAAGCCAATTCATTTTCTGATGCAGAATCTGACGATGAATTTAGTCATAACACAGGGCTCGACCGCACTGGAAAAGGTAACAGAGGCCGTGAAGGGATGAGAAAATTCTCGTCGAATAATAGTTTTAATAGACCTTCGGGATCTTTGCGAAATAACAGGGGTGTTCAAGAGAAATCATATAATGAGCAAGCTAGGCATGCCAAAGATGGTAAGTTTGGAAGCCATAGGAAAGGTGGATCTACTGAGAAGCGAGGTGGTTTATCTAACAGATATAATAAAGAGTCAGATGCCTATCTGGATGATGAAAGATATCGAAGACCCCGGATGAATGTGCGATGA